The following proteins come from a genomic window of Pirellulales bacterium:
- a CDS encoding tetratricopeptide repeat protein, protein MLTARRAVPLPVVLAIGLGMLLPASAGCQLPKALQSKIPDVAPEREARREDAITEFEQRRNDAQFQAAIGRRAERDWDGCRRELIALLERDPEHLAGRLMLAEVLLEQGQADAAMSHVQFVLDREPDNASAQRLAALVSDAASDAPPAATGVSPAGYEQSTPVTGSIGRALSHDVAEGARLLSLAQVDAARAAFDRAIEAAPDDPQIPISVAVEALRAGQTGLARDYLQAATARHAEQARLHELLGLVYYRRGELSAAQVSLQQALSLDNTRALSYFLLGSTLAKSGDHAAAEREFREAARRDRRFAVSR, encoded by the coding sequence ATGCTCACGGCGCGACGCGCAGTCCCGCTGCCGGTCGTGTTGGCCATCGGCCTGGGCATGCTGCTGCCGGCGTCGGCGGGCTGCCAGTTGCCCAAGGCCTTGCAGAGCAAGATCCCCGACGTCGCCCCCGAACGCGAGGCACGACGCGAGGATGCAATCACCGAATTCGAGCAGCGGCGCAACGACGCGCAATTCCAAGCGGCCATCGGTCGCCGTGCCGAGCGCGATTGGGACGGCTGCCGCCGTGAACTGATCGCGCTGCTCGAGCGCGACCCCGAGCACCTGGCCGGGCGATTGATGCTGGCCGAGGTGCTGCTCGAGCAGGGGCAAGCCGACGCCGCGATGTCGCACGTGCAATTCGTGCTCGATCGCGAGCCCGACAACGCTTCCGCACAGCGGCTGGCGGCCCTTGTTTCTGACGCCGCGAGCGACGCTCCGCCCGCGGCAACCGGCGTTTCGCCGGCCGGTTATGAGCAATCCACACCTGTTACCGGATCTATCGGCCGTGCGCTTTCGCACGATGTTGCCGAAGGCGCGCGGCTGTTATCGCTCGCGCAGGTCGACGCTGCGCGAGCGGCGTTCGATCGGGCCATCGAAGCGGCGCCCGACGACCCGCAAATTCCGATCTCCGTGGCCGTGGAAGCCCTACGAGCCGGCCAAACGGGCCTGGCGCGCGACTACCTTCAGGCCGCGACCGCGCGGCATGCCGAACAGGCCCGCCTGCATGAGTTGTTGGGGTTAGTCTACTATCGTCGGGGGGAACTGAGCGCGGCCCAAGTCTCGCTGCAGCAAGCACTTTCTTTGGACAATACCCGCGCACTGTCCTACTTTTTACTGGGTTCAACGCTGGCAAAGTCAGGAGACCACGCGGCGGCCGAGCGGGAGTTCCGCGAAGCCGCACGACGCGATCGCCGCTTTGCCGTGTCGCGCTGA